CCGTTAGCACGAGCTGTAGAATCTGCTCCTAATTGTACACCAAATTCTTGAGCGATTTCGTACTTCATTTGGTCGATTGCAGCTGTTGCTCCTGGTACTACTAATTGATTTGAAGAATTTTGGTTTGCCATAGGAATATATCCTCCTTAGAGTTATAAAAATTTTTTTGGTTGGACTAGCTGGAGTTGAACCAGATTATCGCCCCGTTTGGCGCTAATCCATCGGTAATTAAGTTTGTACTCATAGTATGGATGTTACCTAGAAAGATATACGAAATAATAATTTGTAAATTTTGTAAAAAAATCTTAGTGATTTCGTAAATTATGAAATAAGAGTAATCGTTGTATTTTTTAGAAAGAAGGCTAAACTAAGAGCGATATGAAATATATTTTTCTTTTTGTATCCTGCTATTTTGAGGCGAATGTAAGTAAGAACGGGGCAAGCCGCTCCTATACGTAGCTAGATACAATTATATGGAGGAATCGTGATGGGAATTTGCCCGCTTTGCAACGCATTAGAATTACAAACATATTCTTGTCAAAATTGCCAAAGTATACTCCAAGATTATGGGAAGGCTGTAGATTACATAGACGATTATAGTGCGTATATGGACCAAGAATTATTAAGTGCAGTAGATGGATTGACACATAATAATTCGAATGAATATTGCAATCATATTTTTTATTGCGGAGTATGTAACGTGGAAACAGAGATTGTAGTAAAACTCGTGTAAATAGAAAACTTCCACCTTATGAATGAGGTGGAAGTTTTTGTTTTTGTATTTGTGAGTGAATCATAGGAGACGGAATATGCTCGTTGTTTGAGGAATTCTCTGATTTTATTTGAGACATTTTTTCTTTTGTATCGCGCAAAGAATGTTCAGTTAAGTAGATGGCATATTCGTAAAATAATTGGCGCGTTAGTTCACTTTGTTCTTTTAACTTGGCATCTTGGAACACAGTTCGCCCTGGTTTAGAGTTTGCTTCAAAGAGCCATGGGTTTTCCTGCGTGTCTAAACCGATATCAAAACCGATTTCTCCAATATTTCCGGTTACTTGTTCATCGAGCGCGTAACTAATTTGTAAGGCTGTATGTTTTAATTTATTTTCAATTTGAATTTGTTTCGTTGAATCAGGAAAAAGTTCTTGCAGCAATTTTGTATCGCCACCGCTATTTACATGCGTTGTTAAGCTACCTTTGCCAGCAATTTTTGCCACGATTGCACTGACCATCCATTGGCCGAAATGATTTTTATTTGTATGAATGCGAAAATCAACAGGTTGCCCATCGAAGCGAAGTAAGGAAATACCTTGTTGGACGATAAATTTTTTTAAATCATGCCCTTTTAACACATGGTTCAGAAGCGTTTCTAATGATTGGTACTTTCTTAGTTTATTTTCTTCATTTTCGCGATAACGACAGTAGTAGCAATTCTCTGTTTGAGAATAAAATAGTTGATGAATATTTCTACCGAAGCTACCATGAATCGGTTTCATGTAAATTGATTTATACGTTCCGAGAAATCGTTCCACTTGTTCGAAGTGCTGAAATGTTTCTGTGCTTGGTAATAACGGCATAATGGATTCATCTTTCATAAGAAGTTGATGCACTTCCCATTTATTAAAAAAACCTGGGTTAAACCATGGAATAGCGTAGTCGTGCTCTAACTTTCTTTTTGCTCTTACGATCGGTTTATAATTTTCGGCTTTCCGATTTGGTAATCGATCGTAAATGACATTCGGTAAAGGAACTTTTTTCTTTATCCACTTTTCCTCTTGAAAGAAGTACCCTTCAATTGTTTCATCTTCCCAGTCTATATGTTGCACACCAAAAACGAATACAAATGGTCGTAAGGTGAATGGTGGCGTTAGTAATTCGCCAAGAGAAGTGGAACGGTTCCCTAAAGGATTAGAAGTGTCATCGTTAAAACCAGTTGTGAAAATCCCGATTAATGGTCCGAAAATAATGGTTTCATTTTGTGTGAATGCATGGATAGTAGTGGAATGAGGCAGTAAAAGTTTTTTAACAATTTGTTTTCCAATTATGATTTCGCGAGTAAAGGAATAATGAATTTTTACATCTTCACTTGCAACATGGCGTAGGCCGAAGGAAAGGGATGTAATTGGTGGTGTGATGGAAAAAATATAAGGTAAAGTAATACTATTTGGATTCTCGTCTGAAATGTTTAATGTATATATGTGCTCTTTCAAAATGGGTTTACCTCCTTTCATTATGGTGTAAAGCGACTGAATTTTAATGGTCCGTGATATATTTTTTCGGCTAATGAATCACTATGACGAATGTAATGTTCGTAAGGGGGAATCGTGTTGACATACATAAGCCAAATTGCCCCTTTTTGATCCATAATAGTGGAAAGCTCTAGCTCGAACAATGAAGAATAAGATGCATCTAGCGTTTGAAACACTTCATTTATAATGTCTTGTAAAGCGTCTTGTAATAATTGTACACCGGTACTAGATAGTACGTATTTAATTTTTGAAAATGCATGTAGCGAGGAATCCTCCGGTGCCGAAAGTAAAAGTTGATTCGGAAATGAGCTTTTTTGTATAAACTGACCGATAACATTCCAATTGTGTTCTTTATTTTTTTGTAAAATGGTTCGAATATGGAGTGGGTATGTTAATTGATTTGGAGGTTGCAGCATCGTATGCGTCATGTAACGTGCTGATCGTATATTAGATTTGTACCAAGATATAAATTCATCTGTCCGTTTAATTGGAGTAGAAATATGATAGGCATCATTTATTGTATCAATATGAAACGTTTTATTTTTATAAACGACCCGGTACAAACTTTCACTGGAATGTGCGTTAGTAGGACGTATAATAATATCTTTTGTTTTTAATAACAGTTTGAAAATATTGTGTATCGTTGCTATTTCAAACTTTGGTATATAAGGTGATAATTTTTTATTCGTGAGAAATACATCATGTAGTTCGCTTAAGTCAATGAGTGTGTTATTTAAAAAGGTAGTGGAAGGACGAGTGTGTAATGAGCGAATAATTGACTTTGCTTTTTCGACATTTGTTTCCTCGTTAAAAGAAGAACGATCGTATATATAAGAAGGAATAGGGAATGTTTGCTCTTTCCATTTTCCTGTATCTGTATCATAAATCAGACCAGAAATAAGATCTGTTTTAGGATCAATACCAAACGGCGTAAACTGGGCAACGACATTATGATAAAGCCGAGCGCGTTTAGCGATTTCGGTGTAATATGTTTGCTCATAATGAGGCTGAGAAGTTAAAATACCGAGAACCAACGAAATCACTCCTTTACTAACAAAATGTTGGCACAATAGGCGAAGCTATATATTGCAAATACGTTTTTATACCATTATACTTTTGTCCGTATGATGATATGCTATAGTTTTGGAGAAGCGAAAGGTTGATTGTAATGAATATATGGTTAAGTATGTTAACGACGACAGGGCTCGGAGCAATTATTGGAGGATTTACAAATCATTTAGCAATAAAAATGTTATTTCGTCCTCATCGCCCTATGTATATTGGGAAGTTTCAAGTGCCATTTACACCAGGATTAATTCCGAAGCGCCGCGATGAGCTTGCTGTTCAATTAGGGAAAATGGTTGTAGAACATTTGTTAACGCCAGAAGGAATCGGCAAGAAGTTAACAAATGAAGAGTTTCAAAAAGGTTTAATTCACTGGGCACAAGTAGAAGTGGATAAAGTAATTACGAATGAACAGTCACTGCGACACATGTTAGGAAAATGGGACGTAGCGCATGTAGAAAAAGAAGCAACTGAGAAAATCGAACAGGTGATTACAGAAAAGATTCAGGCATTTTTAGAAGAGTACTATACATATACATGGGAACAAGCTTTACCTCATTCTGTTCATGAAAAAATAGAGAATGCAATTCCAAATGTCTCGGCGTTTATTTTAAAGCGAGCAATTCATTTTTTTGAAAGTGAAGAAGGGAAATCTCGTCTTTCAAGAATGATTGATGATTTCTTTGCTTCTAGAGGAGCATTGCTTAACTTAGTCGGAATGTTTTTAGGGAATGTAAGTGTAGTGGATCGTGTGCAGCCAGAAGTTATTAAGTTTTTAGGGCAGGATGGCACAAAGCAGCTTTTAACTGATGTACTGCAAAAAGAGTGGGAGAAGTTAAAAGGAAGAGATGTAAAAGAATTAGAAACGTTTGTAGAAAAAGAAATGATTGTAAGCTCTATATTGTCAGCAGTTAAAGTTGAGGAAACTGTGAGTAAATTTTTAAACCAATCTGTGCAGCAAGTATGTGAGCCAGTTCGGGAAACAATTATTGAAAAGGTAGTCCCAAACGCAGTAACGAAAGGTTTGAAGTGGGGAGGAGAAAACGTAGAAAGTATACTAAATAATCTCCACTTAGCGGAAATTGTCCAACAAGAAGTGTCTACATTTTCAACGGAGAGACTAGAAGATTTAGTTCTGTCCATTACAAAAAATGAACTAAAAATGATCACGTATTTAGGTGCCTTATTAGGCGGTATGATTGGAATCGTGCAAGGGTTATTACTGTTGTTTCTGAAATAATAGAATACGTACATATAAATAAAAGTGAAATTTCTTCACATCTCTTGCATAGTTTGATATGGTAAGAAGAGGTGCGTATGTAAATGCACGTAAAAGGTAGTGCGTATGAAAAGCGCTAGCCTTCTAAAGGAGGAAAATAAAATGACAAAAAACATTCATGATGTAGCATATGAATTACAAAAAGCGATCGCTGAAAACGATGACTTCAAAACGTTAAAAGAGAGCTACGCAGCAGTTCAAGCTGATGCAGCTTCAAAGAACTTATTCGATGAGTTCCGCACAATGCAACTTAGCCTACAACAAAAAATGATGCAAGGCCAAGAAATCACTGAAGAAGACAACCAACAAGCACAAGAAGTTGTAGTTCGCATTCAACAAGATGCTAAAATTACAAAGTTAATGGAAACTGAGCAACGCCTAAACGTTGTAATCGGCGACGTTAACAAAATTATCATGAAGCCACTTGAAGAATTATATAGCGCGCAACAACAAGTGTAATGAGAGAAGACGCCCTAGTATAGGGGCGTCTTTTTTTGTTATTTTTTGAAATACTCAGTCTCAATCTTCTTCTCCTTCAAAAACTTTTCAATCTCTTTTTGCTTCCTACCATTCACTTTCTCAAAGCGTTTTGTAAAAGAAAAATCAGTCTTGAACAAGTTACCATCTTCAGCGAGTTTGTCTAATTCTTGCTCTAGTTCTACTGAAAGTGCCGTAGACGATGAAATGTAATCATGAATTTCCTTCGAAGGTTGTTTATAATCATGAGGAATCGTATTGTTACTAATAAAATGATGGAAGTTCGCATCGTTTTGTTGAGCTAAATCTATTAGTTTTTGTAATTTCTCTCGGTCGGATTCAGTAACCTTCTCGTCAGACATGGCTGATGAAAGTGGAACAGTGTTTTCGTATAACTCTCCGCTATAATCTAAATAAGTTTTTATACTTCGTTTCATTTCATCTTCGTTAATCGTTTCATTCTTTTTTGAGGAAGTAAATATAGTTTCAGGAATTTTAACCGTAACATCTTTAATAGATTGTACATCGTTTTCTTCCTTAGGTTGTGCACTGTTTGAACAAGCTGATAGAAATAAAAGAGTAAGTAGCATGAGTGAATATAAAGTATATTTCTTCATTTTAATCTCCTTTTACATTCATTAGTGTCTTTGTAAAATAGCTATATTCCATTTCAAATACTTTACTAAAAGTACGTATAGATGTTTGACCATTTGATAACATACGACGGATATGAGTAAACCGACGCAAAAAGCGATGAACACATTATAAACATCGGAATAACTAATTTGATGAAACCCTTTAAAGAATCCTAATCCTATTAATAAAATAGGTGAAATAATTAATAATGGAGTGGCAATGATGAGTGCTAGAAGAAAAGGTAATAAAAAGAGTAGTACGAAAAAGGCGACAAAGATAAAGGCAAAGTTTAAAACACTTAAGCTCATAACAGAAAATAGTGCGGTTATCATATTTTTAAAGCTTCGTTTATTGTCAGCATTGGTTATTGCATAGGAAACAGTAAGTTCTTTCGCGATCGTTTTAGGGTTTCCTAGTTTTCTAGCAATTTCTTCTTCACATTTGCCATCTTGTTTACCGCTAATAAAATGAGTTTCGTATTCTGAGATAATATACTCCTTTTCTGAATTAGGTATATTCCGTAGGGAGGAACTAAGTTGGCTTAAAAATTCACTTTTGTTCATTGCAATCACTTCTCTTTATAAAATAATGAATTATAGCTGAGAATCCGCTCTTTTTTGAAAGGAGGATATAATAACTATGAATGTTATTCCAATTAATGGGTGTTCCAATATTTACAAATATATCATTTAGTAGTGTTCTTTGCAAGGTACTGTAAACATTTTGGTACCGTGATGAGATGGAAGTTTTTTGTGTATTTTTAGAAGAGGTATAAAAATATTATTTTAGGATAAATAAAGGGTTGTAAGCGTATTCTCTAGTGGTTGTCAAAATAATGTCATATTCATATTGTTGGAAAAATAATGCATTTGTACTATAATGATAAATAATACTTCACCACATTGATTAACTAGGTGAAGTTTAAAGTCTTTATTACACACATTATGAAATAAAGGAATGATTAGTTTTGAGTACAGGTGTAAAAGCAAACGACGTGAAGACAAAAACAAAAGGAGCAGATCTTGTTGTTGATTGTTTAATTAAACAAGGTGTTACACATGTTTTCGGTATTCCAGGAGCGAAGATTGACTCTGTATTTGATGTACTGCAAGAAAGAGGACCAGAGTTAATTGTTTGTCGTCATGAACAAAATGCAGCATTTATGGCAGCTGCGATTGGTAGATTAACAGGAAAACCGGGCGTATGTCTTGTAACTTCAGGGCCAGGGACATCAAATTTAGCGACAGGTCTTGTTACTGCGAATGCGGAGAGTGATCCCGTTGTTGCTTTAGCTGGTGCAGTTCCGCGTACAGATCGATTAAAACGTACGCACCAATCTATGGATAATGCTGCACTATTCGAACCAATCACAAAATATAGCGTAGAAGTAGAGCATCCTGATAATGTGCCAGAAGCATTATCAAATGCATTCAGAAGTGCAACTTCTACAAATCCAGGCGCTACTTTAGTAAGTTTGCCGCAAGACGTTATGACTGCGGAAACAACTGTAGAGTCTATCGGTGCACTTTCTAAGCCACAGCTTGGAATCGCTCCCACACATGATATTACATACGTAGTAGAAAAAATAAAAGCAGCGAAATTACCAGTTATTTTACTCGGTATGAGAGCGAGTACGAATGAAGTGACGAAAGCTGTTCGTGCATTAATTGCGGATACAGAGCTTCCTGTCGTTGAAACATATCAAGCAGCTGGTGCGATTTCACGTGAGTTAGAAGATCATTTCTTCGGCCGCGTTGGATTATTCCGTAACCAACCAGGTGATATTTTACTAGAAGAAGCGGACCTTGTTATTTCTATCGGTTATGACCCAATTGAGTATGATCCGAAATTCTGGAATAAACTTGGGGACAGAACGATTATTCATCTTGATGACCATCAAGCAGATATCGATCATGATTACCAACCAGAGCGTGAATTAATTGGTGATATTGCCTTAACGGTAAATAGCATCGCAGAAAGATTACCGAAACTTGTGTTAAGTACGAAATCAGAAGCAGTGTTAGAACGATTACGCGCGAAATTATCAGAACAAGCAGAAGTTCCAAACCGTGATTCAGAAGGTGTTACGCATCCACTTCAAGTGATTCGTACACTTCGTTCTTTAATTAGTGACGATACAACCGTTACATGTGACATCGGTTCCCATTCTATTTGGATGGCGAGATGTTTCCGTTCTTATGAACCACGTAGATTATTATTTAGTAACGGTATGCAAACGTTAGGTGTTGCACTTCCTTGGGCAATCGCAGCTACTTTAGTAGAACCAGGTAAAAAAGTAGTTTCTGTATCAGGTGACGGTGGTTTCTTATTCTCAGCGATGGAGTTAGAAACGGCGGTACGTTTAAATTCTCCAATCGTCCATCTCGTTTGGAGAGACGGCACATATGATATGGTTGCATTCCAACAAATGATGAAATACGGCAGAACATCAGCTACAGAGTTTGGTGATGTTGATCTTGTGAAATATGCGGAAAGTTTCGGTGCGACAGGTCTTCGCGTTAACACGCCTGATGAATTAGAAGGTGTATTAAAATCCGCATTAGCAGCAGACGGTCCTGTCATTATTGATATTCCAATTGACTATCGTGACAATATTAAATTAAGCGAAAAATTATTACCAAACCAATTAAACTAATGGAGGCAGATTTGAGATGACCGTTGCGCAATTAATTGATATTGATGCAAAAAGAACGAAAACGAATAACGAAGTATATCAAACATCTACAAT
This genomic window from Bacillus anthracis str. Vollum contains:
- a CDS encoding NDxxF motif lipoprotein, yielding MKKYTLYSLMLLTLLFLSACSNSAQPKEENDVQSIKDVTVKIPETIFTSSKKNETINEDEMKRSIKTYLDYSGELYENTVPLSSAMSDEKVTESDREKLQKLIDLAQQNDANFHHFISNNTIPHDYKQPSKEIHDYISSSTALSVELEQELDKLAEDGNLFKTDFSFTKRFEKVNGRKQKEIEKFLKEKKIETEYFKK
- a CDS encoding HAAS signaling domain-containing protein is translated as MNKSEFLSQLSSSLRNIPNSEKEYIISEYETHFISGKQDGKCEEEIARKLGNPKTIAKELTVSYAITNADNKRSFKNMITALFSVMSLSVLNFAFIFVAFFVLLFLLPFLLALIIATPLLIISPILLIGLGFFKGFHQISYSDVYNVFIAFCVGLLISVVCYQMVKHLYVLLVKYLKWNIAILQRH
- a CDS encoding DUF445 domain-containing protein; its protein translation is MNIWLSMLTTTGLGAIIGGFTNHLAIKMLFRPHRPMYIGKFQVPFTPGLIPKRRDELAVQLGKMVVEHLLTPEGIGKKLTNEEFQKGLIHWAQVEVDKVITNEQSLRHMLGKWDVAHVEKEATEKIEQVITEKIQAFLEEYYTYTWEQALPHSVHEKIENAIPNVSAFILKRAIHFFESEEGKSRLSRMIDDFFASRGALLNLVGMFLGNVSVVDRVQPEVIKFLGQDGTKQLLTDVLQKEWEKLKGRDVKELETFVEKEMIVSSILSAVKVEETVSKFLNQSVQQVCEPVRETIIEKVVPNAVTKGLKWGGENVESILNNLHLAEIVQQEVSTFSTERLEDLVLSITKNELKMITYLGALLGGMIGIVQGLLLLFLK
- a CDS encoding YheC/YheD family protein, whose product is MKEHIYTLNISDENPNSITLPYIFSITPPITSLSFGLRHVASEDVKIHYSFTREIIIGKQIVKKLLLPHSTTIHAFTQNETIIFGPLIGIFTTGFNDDTSNPLGNRSTSLGELLTPPFTLRPFVFVFGVQHIDWEDETIEGYFFQEEKWIKKKVPLPNVIYDRLPNRKAENYKPIVRAKRKLEHDYAIPWFNPGFFNKWEVHQLLMKDESIMPLLPSTETFQHFEQVERFLGTYKSIYMKPIHGSFGRNIHQLFYSQTENCYYCRYRENEENKLRKYQSLETLLNHVLKGHDLKKFIVQQGISLLRFDGQPVDFRIHTNKNHFGQWMVSAIVAKIAGKGSLTTHVNSGGDTKLLQELFPDSTKQIQIENKLKHTALQISYALDEQVTGNIGEIGFDIGLDTQENPWLFEANSKPGRTVFQDAKLKEQSELTRQLFYEYAIYLTEHSLRDTKEKMSQIKSENSSNNEHIPSPMIHSQIQKQKLPPHS
- the sasP gene encoding small acid-soluble spore protein, SasP family, whose translation is MANQNSSNQLVVPGATAAIDQMKYEIAQEFGVQLGADSTARANGSVGGEITKRLVAMAEQSLGGFHK
- a CDS encoding YlbF/YmcA family competence regulator → MTKNIHDVAYELQKAIAENDDFKTLKESYAAVQADAASKNLFDEFRTMQLSLQQKMMQGQEITEEDNQQAQEVVVRIQQDAKITKLMETEQRLNVVIGDVNKIIMKPLEELYSAQQQV
- a CDS encoding YheC/YheD family protein, whose protein sequence is MVLGILTSQPHYEQTYYTEIAKRARLYHNVVAQFTPFGIDPKTDLISGLIYDTDTGKWKEQTFPIPSYIYDRSSFNEETNVEKAKSIIRSLHTRPSTTFLNNTLIDLSELHDVFLTNKKLSPYIPKFEIATIHNIFKLLLKTKDIIIRPTNAHSSESLYRVVYKNKTFHIDTINDAYHISTPIKRTDEFISWYKSNIRSARYMTHTMLQPPNQLTYPLHIRTILQKNKEHNWNVIGQFIQKSSFPNQLLLSAPEDSSLHAFSKIKYVLSSTGVQLLQDALQDIINEVFQTLDASYSSLFELELSTIMDQKGAIWLMYVNTIPPYEHYIRHSDSLAEKIYHGPLKFSRFTP
- the alsS gene encoding acetolactate synthase AlsS → MSTGVKANDVKTKTKGADLVVDCLIKQGVTHVFGIPGAKIDSVFDVLQERGPELIVCRHEQNAAFMAAAIGRLTGKPGVCLVTSGPGTSNLATGLVTANAESDPVVALAGAVPRTDRLKRTHQSMDNAALFEPITKYSVEVEHPDNVPEALSNAFRSATSTNPGATLVSLPQDVMTAETTVESIGALSKPQLGIAPTHDITYVVEKIKAAKLPVILLGMRASTNEVTKAVRALIADTELPVVETYQAAGAISRELEDHFFGRVGLFRNQPGDILLEEADLVISIGYDPIEYDPKFWNKLGDRTIIHLDDHQADIDHDYQPERELIGDIALTVNSIAERLPKLVLSTKSEAVLERLRAKLSEQAEVPNRDSEGVTHPLQVIRTLRSLISDDTTVTCDIGSHSIWMARCFRSYEPRRLLFSNGMQTLGVALPWAIAATLVEPGKKVVSVSGDGGFLFSAMELETAVRLNSPIVHLVWRDGTYDMVAFQQMMKYGRTSATEFGDVDLVKYAESFGATGLRVNTPDELEGVLKSALAADGPVIIDIPIDYRDNIKLSEKLLPNQLN